The following proteins are encoded in a genomic region of Tigriopus californicus strain San Diego chromosome 6, Tcal_SD_v2.1, whole genome shotgun sequence:
- the LOC131881795 gene encoding LOW QUALITY PROTEIN: pyruvate dehydrogenase protein X component-like (The sequence of the model RefSeq protein was modified relative to this genomic sequence to represent the inferred CDS: substituted 1 base at 1 genomic stop codon), translated as MLRALGASRPWWCSPARLTQCGRTVRALRSSAVCPSTAVKMPSLSPTMSEGTIVKWNKAEGESVVAGDVLCEIQTDKAVVALEADEDGTLALIVAQADSGSLPVGNLIAMMADEGEDWREVAKSAPTSASTSSEDTGASTSSSSSSGSTAQPTGGSTPGTEVKMPSLSPTMTEGTIVKWCIQEGEKINPGDVLCEIQTDKAVVAMECDDEAILAKILIQEGESGVEVGKLIALTVEEGEDWQDVQIPAQETSASAGTESEPSQPQSASTPSSSTSGTLGSSHDFEHVTNVGPATHFLMAQYGIKSSQVKASGPKGIVKGDVLQYIKDHNLKPIQVKTEEGGGKVAKGKDTATAATPSKAKKTSSGYTDIPLTSMRTVIAKRLTESKQTSPHGHATVNTTLDRVLQLRKDLAARGIKVSVNDFIIKAAGTALQYVPEMNLNVSXEDFQIMSNVDVSVAVATDAGLITPIVKDVPNKSLDQISSDVKDLAARAREGKLQLQEFQGGTFTISNLGMFGITEFTAIINPPQVGILAVGSGIVQIDPITGKPCTQMRSTLSFDRRFIDEALAADFMSTFQTVLERPEFMNLGLIPVARKDRQAQVLL; from the exons ATGCTGCGTGCGCTCGGGGCCAGTCGCCCGTGGTGGTGTAGTCCGGCACGGCTGACTCAATGCGGCCGGACGGTGCGGGCCTTGCGCAGTTCGGCCGTCTGCCCGTCGACGGCGGTCAAGATGCCTTCGCTCTCGCCCACCATGAGTGAAGGCACCATcgtcaaatggaacaaggccGAGGGTGAGAGCGTGGTGGCCGGGGATGTGCTTTGCGAAATCCAGACTGACAAGGCCGTGGTGGCCTTGGAGGCCGACGAGGACGgcactttggccttgattgtgGCCCAGGCCGATAGCGGCAGCTTGCCC GTTGGAAATCTGATTGCCATGATGGCTGACGAAGGCGAAGATTGGCGAGAAGTGGCCAAATCCGCGCCCACCTCAGCCTCCACTTCATCTGAGGATACTGGAGCCTCAacctcttcttcatcatcatctggaTCTACAGCTCAACCAACCGGGGGCTCCACCCCTGGCACTGAAGTGAAAATGCCCTCGCTATCCCCCACTATGACAGAAGGCACTATCGTCAAATGGTGTATTCAG GAGGGTGAAAAAATCAACCCTGGTGATGTCCTCTGCGAGATTCAAACTGACAAAGCCGTTGTGGCCATGGAATGCGATGACGAAGCTATCCTGGCCAAGATTCTCATCCAAGAGGGTGAGAGTGGGGTCGAGGTGGGAAAACTCATTGCGTTGACCGTGGAAGAGGGCGAAGATTGGCAGGACGTGCAAATCCCGGCCCAAGAAACATCTGCGTCCGCTGGAACGGAAAGTGAACCATCACAGCCCCAATCGGCCTCAACGCCTTCATCGAGCACTTCGGGAACCCTGGGATCGTCACATGACTTTGAGCACGTGACCAATGTGGGACCGGCAACGCACTTCTTGATGGCGCAATATGGTATCAAGTCCAGTCAAGTGAAAGCCTCCGGGCCCAAGGGAATTGTCAAGGGCGATGTCTTACAGTACATCAAAGATCATAATCTAAAGCCTATTCAAGTGAAAACCGAAGAAGGTGGCGGAAAGGTCGCCAAAGGCAAAGACACCGCAACGGCTGCCACACCATCCAAGGCGAAAAAAACGAG CTCCGGGTATACGGATATTCCATTAACATCAATGCGAACAGTGATCGCCAAACGTCTAACCGAGTCCAAGCAGACCTCACCCCATGGACACGCCACTGTGAACACCACTCTGGATAGGGTTCTTCAGCTCAGAAAGGATCTCGCTGCCCGCGGCATCAAGGTCTCGGTCAACGACTTTATCATCAAAGCCGCGGGCACGGCCTTACAATATGTGCCAGAGATGAACCTTAATGTTTCCTGAGAGGATTTTCAG atcatGTCAAATGTGGATGTCTCGGTGGCTGTGGCCACGGACGCAGGTTTAATAACCCCCATAGTCAAAGATGTTCCCAACAAGTCACTCGATCAAATCTCCAGTGATGTTAAGGACCTAGCCGCTCGAGCACGAGAAGGAAAATTACAACTTCAAGAGTTTCAG gGTGGCACTTTTACCATTTCGAACTTGGGCATGTTTGGCATCACCGAGTTCACCGCTATCATTAATCCGCCACAAGTGGGAATTTTGGCTGTGGGCTCGGGCATTGTTCAGATCGACCCGATTACTGGAAAACCTTGCACTCAAATGCGATCCACTCTCTCCTTTGATCGGAG ATTCATCGACGAGGCCTTGGCCGCCGACTTCATGTCGACCTTCCAAACGGTTTTGGAGCGCCCAGAATTTATGAATCTCGGGCTCATTCCCGTTGCTAGGAAGGATAGACAAGCTCAAGTCCTTCTCTAA
- the LOC131881800 gene encoding uncharacterized protein LOC131881800 → MKVPSNFFKYTHPAITFVIVFGLFYCVALMAYLPKFLTIGSHLGPLGTALENYATNNQEYTRRVFHIIMAVHAAEALLALALALFWRQLTIGTSLKWTFSVFINGYFSLRYLFWPQLTSNHQTTKADPKDSQKAKRSRPAKGKRFY, encoded by the exons ATGAAGGTTCCAAGCAACTTCTTCAAATACACCCATCCAGCCATTACATTCGTGATTGTGTTTGGTCTATTCTATTGTGTAGCTTTGATGGCTTACTTACCCAAGTTCCTCACAATTGGATCACATTTGGGTCCATTGGGAACAGCACTGGAGAATTATGCCACAAACAACCAAGAATACACTAG ACGTGTTTTCCACATCATCATGGCAGTTCACGCGGCGGAGGCCTTGTTGGCCTTGGCTCTGGCCTTATTCTGGCGCCAACTCACCATTGGTACCAGTCTCAAGTGGACCTTTAGTGTCTTCATCAATGGCTACTTTTCCCTGCGATACCTCTTTTGGCCTCAACTGACCAGTAATCACCAAACAACCAAAGCGGACCCGAAGGACAGCCAAAAGGCCAAGCGCAGCCGTCCAGCCAAAGGCAAACGGTTCTATTAA